From the genome of Thermus albus:
GCTGTCCCCCTTCGTTTCCAGAAGCTCCTGGGCCTTGAGGGTGAACTGGGCCTGGAACCATAGGGCGCTTTTTAGGTCTCCCCGCCTCCTCTCATACGTGGAAAGGCTTCGCTTTTCTGGCTCTAAGTCGCTTAGGTAAAGGCACATCTCCAGGAGTCCTTGGAGGAGGTCCGGCCGAGCGCGCTTTAGGCCTAGGAGAAAGAGGTAGTTGGCGAGGAACTCATCCAGCCAGCGGGCTCCCGTGCGCAACCGCCAGGCCACCTGGAGGGCATGGGCGTACTCGTGCCCCAGGTTGAGGTCCAAAAAGGCGGGGATTTCCATGGGGGGTGGTCCCAGGGGGAGAAGAACCTCGCGGAAACGGTGAAGAAGCCGCTCGGGATAGGTGAGGGGGGCGTAGAGGAAGAGCCTTCCCCCTTCCGCCCGCTGGAAGGGAAGGCCATAAGGATAGGGGAGATGGCTCCGCCAATCCCGCTCGGAAAGGACATAGAGGGTTACCGGAGGCACTGGGGCATAGCTCAGGTAGACCTCCCGAAGTTCCAGCAGGTAGTCCCTGAGGCTTTTAGCCCTCAGGGTGCCGCCCTCCGAGGCGAAAACGGGAATGTGGGGATGGGGAAGGGTCTTCATCCCCATTTGCCTAGATGACCTCCCGGAAGCCCATGCGCTCTGCTTGGGCCCGGAGCTCCTCCTTAAGGGTCTGGTGCTGGGGCCAGGAGAGGTCGGGGTCCATTTCCAGGATGCGCTTGGCCAGGGCCCGGGCCTTTTCAATAACCTCCGTGTCCTCGGCCAGGTCCCCCAGCTTCAGCTCCGGGTACCCCGACTGCCGGGTGCCCCTGAGCTCCCCGGGGCCCCTCAGTTTCAGGTCCATCTCCGCGATGTAGAAGCCGTCATTGGACTCCTCGAGGACCTTTAGGCGCCTGAGGGTTTTCTGGCTGGCTTCCCCTGCGATCAGGATGGCGTAGCCTTCCAGCCCCCCTCGCCCCACCCGGCCCCTCAGCTGGTGGAGCTGGGCCAGGCCGAAGCGCTCGGCGTTTTCCACGATGATGAGGCTCGCCTTGGGGATGTCTACCCCCACCTCCACCACGGTGGTGGATACCAAAAGGTCAAAGGCGCCCTGGCGGAAGGCCTCCATGACGCTATCCTTTTCCCGGGCGGGCATCTTTCCGTGAAGGAGGGCCATGCGCACCCCAGGGAGAAGGCCTTTCAGCTCCTGGTAGAGGGCGGTGGCCGCCTTCAGGTCCAGTTCTTCCGACTCCTCAATGGCCGGGGCCACCACGAAGACCTGGTGCCCCTTCCTCACCTCCTCCCGGGCGAAGGCGTAGGCCTGCAGGCGCAGCCGGTGGGGGAGGACCTTGGTCCTCACGGGCTTTCGCCCGGGGGGCATCTCGTCCAGGAGGCTGACCTCGAGGTCCCCATAGAGGGTTAGGGCCAGGGAACGGGGGATGGGGGTGGCGGACATCACCAGGACATCGGGAGGAACCCGGGCCATCTTGAGGAGGGCCCGCCGCTGCAAGACGCCAAAGCGGTGTTCCTCGTCCACCACCGCAAGCCCCAGGTCCTTAAACCCCACCCCCTCCTGGATGAGGGCGTGGGTGCCCACCGCCACCTGGGCTTCCCCGGAAAGAAGCCTCTGGACGGCCCCTTCCTTCTCCTTGGGGGTCATGGACCCCAAAAGGAGCTCCACCCGCACCCCCAGGGGGAAAAGGTACTGGGTCAGGTTCCCGTAGTGCTGCTTGGCCAGGATCTCCGTGGGGGCCATGAGGGCTCCTTGGGCCCCGTTCATGGCCGCCAGAAAGAGGGCATAGGCCGCCACCACCGTCTTTCCTGAGCCCACATCCCCCTGGAGGAGGCGGGCCATCTGCCGGGGGCTTTGCATGTCCTGGGCGATCTCCCCCATGACCCGCTCCTGGGCCCGGGTGAGGGAAAAGGGCAGGCCTTTCTTGAAGGTTTCCGTCCAGGCCTCCTCCACCCGGAAGCTCCGGCCTAGGACCAGGCCCCCGGCGTCCAGAAGGGCCTTGAGCTCCAAGAGGAGGTACTCGTCAAACTTGAGGCGAAGGAGGGCCTTTTTCAAGGCCTCCTCATCCTCGGGGAAGTGGATCTGGCGAAGGGCCTCGGCGTACGGGAAAAGACGGTGCTCCTCCCGGTAGGCTTCCAGGGGGTCGGGGAGGGGGAGGGCCATTTCCAGGGCCCGGTGGACGGTGCGGCGCAGGAAAGCCTGCCCGATCCCCTCCTTGGCGGGGTAGATGGGCACGATCCTCCCCGTGGAGAGGGACTCGGTGCCCTCGTTCTCAAAGTGCTCCACGTAAAGCTGCACCCCGTTGCGCCGCTGCACCCGGCCCGTGACGATCAGGGTTTCCCCCTCCTGGATCTGGGAGAGAACCCAGGTTTGGTTGAACCAGACCAGGGTGAGGCGAAAGCCCCAAGCATCCTGGGCCCGCACCTGCACCAGCTGCATCCCCTTCTTGGGGGTTTTCACCAGCTCCTTGGCCAGGACCCTCACGGCGAGGGTGGCCTTCTGGCCGTCCTCCAGGAAGCGCACCCCGGGAAGGGCCCGCCGGTCCTCGTAGCGGCGTGGGTAGTACTGGAGGACGTCCCGCACCGTGTGGAGGGAAAGCTCGGTGAGCTTCTTGCGGCTTTGGGGCGGGGCCAGGAGGTGGGCGGGGTCCTGGAGGGTGAGGCGGGGGGGCTGGGGCCGGGCGGAAGGTTCCCCCCTGCTTGCGGCCAGCGGTTCTTGGCCATTCTCCAGGAAGCGGATGGCCTCCTCCAGGACCGCCTTGCGCTCCTCCGGGCTTTTCGCACCGTACCCCAGGAAAAGCCTTTGCAGGTGGGGAAAGGGCTTGGCCAGGTTCTGGATGAGGGTTTCCAGGCCCCCCACCACCACCTGGTCCCGGGCCCCGTCCTTTAGCTCCCTTAGGAGGGGCCTGAGGAGCCTTTGGCGAAGTTCCCCTTCCCTCACGTTCTCCATGATACCCTTAGGCCTGTGAGCCGCGTGGAGCGACTGCCGAATGGGCTTCTTTTGGCCCTGGAGGAGCGGGACTACCCCGGGGTGGCCTTCGGGCTTCTGGTGCCTGCCGGGGCGGTGAACGAGCCCGAGGGGCTTCTGGGTGCCAGCACCCTTCTGGAGGGCTGGCTTTGGAAGGGGGCTGGGGAGCTGGACGCTTGGGGGCTGGCCCAGGCCCTGGACGCCCTGGGGGTAAGAAGGCAAAGCGGGGCCGGGTTAGAGTACACCCTGTTTTCCGCGGCCTTTTTACCGGAGGTCCTGGAAGAGGTCCTGCGCCTCTATGCCCTTCTCCTCCTTAGGCCCCGGCTTCCTGAGGAGGGCTTTGAGGCGGTGAGAAGCGTGGCCCTGCAGGCCCTTCTTTCCCAGGAGGACCAGCCGGCCCGGAAGCTCTTCTCCGAGCTCCGAAAAAGGGTCTTCCTCTCCCCCCATGGAAGGGATCCCTTGGGGGAGGAGGAGAGCCTGAAGAGGGCCACACCCCAGGCGGTGCGGGAGGACTTTGCTAGGCGCTACACCCCGAAAGGGGCCATCTTGGCGGTGGCGGGAGGGGTTTCCTGGGAAAGGCTTCTGAAGGCCCTGGAACCCCTTTTGGCCTGGGAGGGGGAGGAGGCTTTTTACCCCGAGCCCTTTCTTTCCCAGCCCCAGCGCTTCCTCCTCAAGCGCCCCACGGCCCAGGTGCAGATCGGCCTGGCCTACCCGGATGTGGGCCCGGAGGACCCCCGGTTTTACGCGGCCCGGCTGGCCCTGGAGGTGCTCTCGGGGGGCATGAGCAGCCGCCTTTTCACCGAGGTGCGGGAGAAAAGGGGCCTGGTCTATGCGGTGAGCGCCTTCCCCGCCGGGGTCAAGGGCCAGGGCCTCCTCATGGCCTATGGGGGCACCACCAAGGAAAGGGCCAGGGAGACGTTGGAGGTCATGCTTTCGGAGGTGGAGCGCCTGGCGGAAGGGGTCACGGAGGAGGAGGTTTCCCGGGCCAAGGTGGGGCTCAAGACCGCCTTGGTGATGGCGGATGAGTCCATCCGAAGCCGGGCCGCCTCCATGGTGCGGGACCTCTTCATGCTGGGGCGGGTCCGGCCCCTTTCCGAGATCGAGGAGGCCATAGAACGTACGGGCCTTCCGGCGGTGAACGCCTTCTTGCGGGAACACCCCTACCGCAACCCCTGGGTGGGGCTTTTGGGCGAGGTGGACGATGTTTCGTGAGGCTGAACTGAAAAATGGCCTGAGGGTCATTGCTGAGGTGCTTCCGGAGGCGCGGAGCGTGGCCTTGGGCTACTTTGTCCGGACGGGGGCCCGGGACGAGGCCCTCGAGGAGAGCGGGGTGAGCCATTTCCTGGAGCATATGGTCTTCAAGGGGCCGGAAGGGATGAGCGCCTGGGAGGTGAACCTGGCCTTTGACCGCCTGGGAGCCCAGTACAACGCCTTCACCTCCGAGGAGGCCACAGTCTACTACGGGGCGGTTTTGCCGGAGTTCGCCTTCCCCCTGCTGGGGCTTTTCTCCCGGCTCATGCGCCCTGCCTTGCGCCCGGAGGACTTTGAGACCGAAAAAAAGGTCATCCTGGAGGAGATCGCCCGCTACCAGGACCGCCCGGGCTTCATGGCCTACGATTGGGCCCGGGCCCGCTTCTTCCAGGGACACCCTCTGGGGAATAGCGTCCTGGGCACGGTGGAGAGCATCACCGCTCTCACGCGGGAGGCCATGGCCGCCTACCACGGGAGGCGTTA
Proteins encoded in this window:
- a CDS encoding M16 family metallopeptidase — protein: MSRVERLPNGLLLALEERDYPGVAFGLLVPAGAVNEPEGLLGASTLLEGWLWKGAGELDAWGLAQALDALGVRRQSGAGLEYTLFSAAFLPEVLEEVLRLYALLLLRPRLPEEGFEAVRSVALQALLSQEDQPARKLFSELRKRVFLSPHGRDPLGEEESLKRATPQAVREDFARRYTPKGAILAVAGGVSWERLLKALEPLLAWEGEEAFYPEPFLSQPQRFLLKRPTAQVQIGLAYPDVGPEDPRFYAARLALEVLSGGMSSRLFTEVREKRGLVYAVSAFPAGVKGQGLLMAYGGTTKERARETLEVMLSEVERLAEGVTEEEVSRAKVGLKTALVMADESIRSRAASMVRDLFMLGRVRPLSEIEEAIERTGLPAVNAFLREHPYRNPWVGLLGEVDDVS
- the recG gene encoding ATP-dependent DNA helicase RecG gives rise to the protein MENVREGELRQRLLRPLLRELKDGARDQVVVGGLETLIQNLAKPFPHLQRLFLGYGAKSPEERKAVLEEAIRFLENGQEPLAASRGEPSARPQPPRLTLQDPAHLLAPPQSRKKLTELSLHTVRDVLQYYPRRYEDRRALPGVRFLEDGQKATLAVRVLAKELVKTPKKGMQLVQVRAQDAWGFRLTLVWFNQTWVLSQIQEGETLIVTGRVQRRNGVQLYVEHFENEGTESLSTGRIVPIYPAKEGIGQAFLRRTVHRALEMALPLPDPLEAYREEHRLFPYAEALRQIHFPEDEEALKKALLRLKFDEYLLLELKALLDAGGLVLGRSFRVEEAWTETFKKGLPFSLTRAQERVMGEIAQDMQSPRQMARLLQGDVGSGKTVVAAYALFLAAMNGAQGALMAPTEILAKQHYGNLTQYLFPLGVRVELLLGSMTPKEKEGAVQRLLSGEAQVAVGTHALIQEGVGFKDLGLAVVDEEHRFGVLQRRALLKMARVPPDVLVMSATPIPRSLALTLYGDLEVSLLDEMPPGRKPVRTKVLPHRLRLQAYAFAREEVRKGHQVFVVAPAIEESEELDLKAATALYQELKGLLPGVRMALLHGKMPAREKDSVMEAFRQGAFDLLVSTTVVEVGVDIPKASLIIVENAERFGLAQLHQLRGRVGRGGLEGYAILIAGEASQKTLRRLKVLEESNDGFYIAEMDLKLRGPGELRGTRQSGYPELKLGDLAEDTEVIEKARALAKRILEMDPDLSWPQHQTLKEELRAQAERMGFREVI